GGGCAGCCGATGACGAGCAGCGTCAGCGCGAGCACCACGTCGCCGGTGAGCAGCCCGACGACGACCGCCAGGACGATCGTGCCGGGCGTGTACCAGGCCGCGAACCGGTCCATGAACGCCTGCGTGCGAGCCTTGGCGTCCTGCGCCTCCTCGACGCGGTGGATGATGCGCGCGAGGGTCGTGTCCGAGCCGACGCCCGTCGCGCGGACCTGCAGGAACCCGCTGACCGCGACGGTGCCGGCGAACACCTGGTCGCCGTCGGCCTTCTCGACGGGCATGGACTCGCCCGTGATCGAAGCCTCGTCGAGCGCACCGGACCCGCCGACGACCACGCCGTCGACGGGGACCTTCGCGCCGTTCTTCACCAGGACGGTCTCGCCCGTGCGGACGTCCCGCGTCGGGACCTCCTCCTGCTCGCCGTCGCGCAGGACGACCGCGACGTCGGGTGCGAGCGCGACGAGCTCAGCGAGCGCGGAGCGCGTCCGGTCGAGCGTCGCCGTCTCGAGCGCATGCCCGACGGCGAACAGGAACGTCACCGCGGCGGCCTCCCAGTAGTTGCCGACCAGGACGGCACCGATCGCCGCGACCGAGACGAGCAGGTCGATACTCACGACCCGCACGAGCGCAGCGCGCACCGCCTTGACGACGACGGGTGCGCCCGCGACGACGGCCGCCGCGACCATGAGCACGTCCCCGACGGTCGCACCCCCGAACCGCTGCGCCACGAACGACGCGAGCACCAGCAGCCCCGACACCCCGGGAACCGTCCACCGGTTCCGCGTCCACGTGCTGACAGTCGTCATGTCGGGTCCTCGCCTTCGCTCACGGGCCGCGAGCGCGGCCTCGCCCCGAGGCTAGGGACGACGGCGTGGCGCCACCTTGACGTGCGTCAACGCCAGGGGCTGCTGCGGCGCCGAGACCCGGTCAACCGAGCGTCGCGAGCGCCGCGCCCACGACTCCTGCGCGCGGCCCGAGGCCCGCGGTGACGATGTCGGGGACGACGGCGACGCGCGCCCGGGCGAGGAGCCGTTCGCGCAGCGGCGCGACGAGCGCGTCGCCTGCGAGGGACAGGCCGCCGCCGAGGACGATGCGTTCGGTGCCGAGGAGGGTGATGGCGCCGAGGAGTGCGTGGGCGAGGGCGTCGAGCGCGTCGTCCCACACGGCGTCGGCGGCAGGGTCGGTGCCGAGGGCAGCGACGACGTCGCGCGACGTCACGTCGTCGCGGCCGGTCGCGGCGGCGTAGGCCCGGCCGATCGCGCGTGCGGACGCGTACACCTCGAGGCAGCCGGTCTGCCCGCACGGGCAGGGCAGCCCGGGCTCGCGGACGGGGACGTGCCCGAGCTCGCCCGCGTGGTGCCCGCCCGTGACGGGCATGCCCGCGACGGTCAGGGTCGCGGCGATGCCGGTGCCGATGAAGACGGCGAGGAGGTCGCGCACGCCGCGGCCCGCGCCGAGGGTGCGTTCGGCGAGGCCGGCGCACGCGACGTCGTGGTGGACCCGGACGGGCACGCCGAGGCGTGCCGAGAGCTCGGCGGCGACGGGGACGTCGCGCCAGCCGAGGTTCCCGGCGAGGTGCACGGCGCCTGCGGCGGTGTCGACGACGCCCGGTACCGCGACGCCGACCGCGCCGACGGAGACGCGGTGCGACGTCGCGGAGTCGAGGAGGGCCTTGCAGACGCGTTCGATCTCGTCGAGGATCGCGTCGCCGTCGGGCTCCGCGCCTCCGCGCGGGGTGTCCGCGAGCACGCGCTCGAGGACCTCGAGGTCGACGACCTCTCCGGCGTCCCGCGCGGGGCGGAGCAGCTCGCCGCGGATGCTCGTGCCGCCGACGTCGAGGGCGACGAGCGCGTCGGTGCTCACAGCCCCTGCCACGCGGGCTTGTGGGCGTACACCTCGCGGTAGCGCTCGGCCCCGGTGAGGCGGCTCGCGGCCGCCTCGTCCAGCAGGACCGTGACATGGCGGTGCAGC
This genomic window from Flavimobilis soli contains:
- a CDS encoding ROK family protein, yielding MSTDALVALDVGGTSIRGELLRPARDAGEVVDLEVLERVLADTPRGGAEPDGDAILDEIERVCKALLDSATSHRVSVGAVGVAVPGVVDTAAGAVHLAGNLGWRDVPVAAELSARLGVPVRVHHDVACAGLAERTLGAGRGVRDLLAVFIGTGIAATLTVAGMPVTGGHHAGELGHVPVREPGLPCPCGQTGCLEVYASARAIGRAYAAATGRDDVTSRDVVAALGTDPAADAVWDDALDALAHALLGAITLLGTERIVLGGGLSLAGDALVAPLRERLLARARVAVVPDIVTAGLGPRAGVVGAALATLG